Within Desulfolithobacter dissulfuricans, the genomic segment TCCGCCTTTGGCGACGCCATCATAGGTAATATGTAGTAACAGGGTTTTTCCGGTTTGATGAGGGGGTTTGTAGCCGCGCTGCAGGATCTCCTCTTTCCACCCTGTTGTCTGGGTTGTGGGCGGCAGCTGCCGGCAAGGCAGTTGCCGCTTTTCTGTTCCTCCTGCTTTACCCGTCTCTCGCCACTCTCTTCTCCCTGCTGCTCCTGTTGCGGCATACCCTTTGTCTCCGGTCAGGACCATCTTTGCGGCCGCTGTCTTAAGGAACCACCCGGATTCGACCTGGCCCGGGGGGCGCTCACCTATCATGAACCCCTGGTCACCCTGATCCATTGTTTCAAATATGGGGGTGAGCTGGCCGGCCTCTCCTCCATGGCCTGGCTTGCCAGCCAGTCTGCCGGTTACCGGGAAATCGGCGATCCTGAGATTATTCTTCCGGTCCCCCTCCATCCGACCCGGCTCCGGGAGCGGGGTTTCAACCAGAGTCTCCTGCTGGCCCGCAGTTTTTTTCCCCGGCTTCGGGACCGTATTGCGCCCGATCTGCTGCTCCGGACCCGGCCAACCATTCCCCAGTCCACCCTGTCCGGCTCTGCCCGGCGGAGAAATCTCCAGGGGGCATTTGCGGTGGCTGACGGTGACAGATTACGGGGGCGCCACGTGCTGCTTGTTGACGACGTGATGACCACCGGTTCCACCATTGGCCAGTGTGCCCGGGTTCTGCGTCGGGCCGGTTGTCGCCGGATCGAGGTCTTTGTTCTGGCAATGGCGGTTCCGGACTGAGACCGGGGA encodes:
- a CDS encoding ComF family protein; translated protein: MRGFVAALQDLLFPPCCLGCGRQLPARQLPLFCSSCFTRLSPLSSPCCSCCGIPFVSGQDHLCGRCLKEPPGFDLARGALTYHEPLVTLIHCFKYGGELAGLSSMAWLASQSAGYREIGDPEIILPVPLHPTRLRERGFNQSLLLARSFFPRLRDRIAPDLLLRTRPTIPQSTLSGSARRRNLQGAFAVADGDRLRGRHVLLVDDVMTTGSTIGQCARVLRRAGCRRIEVFVLAMAVPD